A genome region from Deinococcus sp. KNUC1210 includes the following:
- the pgm gene encoding phosphoglucomutase (alpha-D-glucose-1,6-bisphosphate-dependent): MPTSALAGLPAPQELLTDIPKLLANYTAIRPDPANPLQRVAFGTSGHRGSSDDGSFNEAHILAITQAVCEYRARAGIRGPLYIGADTHALSAPALQTALRVLAANGVWTRRSEGGDFTPTPLVSFAILEFNRDLNNSEQADGIVITPSHNPPRDGGFKYNPPSGGPADTDITGAVQRRANELLEAGLEGVQSVSSEQALAHAEEWDFITPYVEALPEVVNIDAIKQSGVHIGVDPLGGASLPVWEQIQRRYGLNLEIVNEVVDPAFSFMTVDHDGKIRMDCSSPFAMASLLSHRNRFDVAIGNDPDADRHGIVTPDGLMNPNHYLAVCIDYLFQNRPAWPSTAGVGKTLVSSSLIDKVAARLQRTLMEVPVGFKYFVDGLLDGTLGFGGEESAGASFLRMKGAAWSTDKDGIILGLLAAEIKAVTGQTPSQRFAALSQEFGSSAYSRADAPATPAQKSKLSKLSPEQVQATTLAGDAITAKLTRAPGNDQPIGGLKVQTEFAWFAARPSGTEDIYKIYAESWKGEAHLQEVFEAARAVVSAALGDDS, translated from the coding sequence ATGCCCACATCTGCCCTGGCCGGTCTGCCCGCGCCTCAAGAGCTGCTGACCGACATCCCGAAGTTGCTGGCAAATTACACGGCCATCCGGCCCGATCCTGCCAACCCTCTGCAGCGCGTGGCCTTCGGCACCAGCGGGCACCGGGGCAGCAGTGACGACGGCTCGTTCAACGAGGCCCATATCCTGGCGATTACCCAGGCGGTCTGCGAGTACCGGGCCAGGGCAGGCATCCGGGGGCCACTGTACATCGGTGCCGACACCCACGCGCTCTCGGCACCGGCCCTCCAGACGGCTCTGCGGGTGCTGGCGGCCAACGGCGTCTGGACGCGGCGCAGTGAGGGCGGCGATTTCACGCCCACGCCGCTCGTGTCGTTCGCGATTCTGGAGTTCAACCGAGACCTGAACAACAGCGAGCAGGCCGACGGCATCGTGATCACGCCCAGCCACAATCCCCCACGCGACGGCGGCTTCAAATACAACCCGCCCAGCGGTGGCCCCGCCGACACCGATATCACCGGGGCCGTGCAGCGCCGCGCCAACGAGCTGCTCGAAGCCGGGCTGGAGGGTGTCCAGAGCGTCTCCTCCGAGCAGGCACTGGCGCACGCCGAGGAATGGGATTTCATCACGCCGTATGTCGAGGCGCTGCCCGAAGTGGTCAACATCGACGCCATCAAGCAGTCGGGCGTTCATATCGGCGTCGATCCGCTGGGCGGAGCCTCGCTGCCCGTCTGGGAGCAGATTCAGCGCCGCTACGGGCTGAACCTGGAGATCGTGAACGAGGTGGTCGATCCGGCCTTCAGCTTCATGACGGTCGATCATGACGGCAAGATCCGTATGGACTGCTCCAGCCCCTTCGCGATGGCGAGCCTGCTGTCGCACAGGAACCGCTTCGACGTGGCGATCGGCAACGACCCCGACGCCGACCGACACGGCATCGTGACGCCGGACGGCCTGATGAATCCTAATCATTATCTGGCGGTCTGCATCGATTACCTGTTCCAGAATCGCCCGGCGTGGCCCAGCACGGCAGGCGTGGGCAAGACGCTGGTGAGCAGCAGTCTGATCGACAAGGTGGCGGCGCGGCTGCAACGCACGCTGATGGAAGTGCCGGTGGGCTTCAAGTACTTCGTGGACGGCCTGCTGGACGGCACGCTGGGCTTCGGCGGCGAGGAGAGTGCCGGAGCCAGCTTCTTGCGGATGAAAGGCGCGGCCTGGAGCACCGACAAGGACGGCATCATCCTGGGGTTGCTCGCTGCCGAGATCAAGGCGGTCACGGGCCAGACGCCCTCACAGCGTTTCGCCGCACTCAGCCAGGAATTCGGCAGCAGCGCCTACTCGCGGGCCGACGCTCCGGCCACCCCGGCGCAGAAATCCAAACTCAGCAAGCTGTCGCCAGAGCAGGTGCAGGCCACCACACTGGCGGGCGACGCCATTACCGCCAAGCTGACCCGCGCTCCCGGCAACGATCAACCTATCGGCGGCCTGAAGGTGCAGACCGAGTTCGCGTGGTTCGCGGCCCGTCCCAGCGGCACCGAGGACATCTACAAGATCTACGCCGAAAGCTGGAAGGGCGAGGCACATCTTCAGGAGGTCTTCGAGGCGGCGCGGGCAGTGGTGTCGGCGGCACTGGGCGACGACAGCTGA
- the glpX gene encoding class II fructose-bisphosphatase: MTTGHSDLPPSAAPEAPLLEELALEHALVLQTARVTEAAALAASRLVGMGDKNAVDGAGTEAMRRVLNSLDLRATVVIGEGEMDEAPMLYIGETLGSGRHEVDIAVDPVEGTAVTAKGLPNGLAVIAISEKGGLMHAPDCYMDKLVVPPPAAGRVHLDWPVEANLAAIAQSLERRVEDLLIVILDRERHQGLIQRVRGAGARVKLIGDGDVVAGLAVGVRGTGVHALMGSGGAPEGVLTAAALKCLGAEIQGRFLAEDDSQRARFREMGVEEGRVYRTHELAPGKQMAFSATGITDGELLQGVRRFGGGARTHTIVMGYATRVVRFLDSIHLEAEGARVHIRV; encoded by the coding sequence ATGACCACCGGACACTCTGATCTGCCACCGTCTGCCGCCCCGGAAGCGCCGCTGCTGGAAGAGCTGGCACTGGAACATGCGCTGGTGCTGCAGACGGCCCGCGTGACCGAAGCAGCCGCACTCGCCGCCAGCCGTCTGGTGGGCATGGGCGACAAGAACGCCGTGGACGGAGCCGGAACCGAGGCCATGCGGCGGGTGCTGAATTCGCTCGATCTGCGGGCGACCGTGGTGATCGGAGAAGGCGAGATGGACGAGGCCCCGATGCTGTATATCGGTGAAACGCTGGGCAGCGGGCGGCATGAAGTGGACATCGCTGTCGATCCGGTGGAGGGCACGGCGGTGACGGCCAAGGGGCTGCCCAACGGTCTGGCGGTGATCGCGATCAGCGAGAAGGGCGGTCTGATGCACGCGCCCGACTGCTATATGGACAAGCTGGTGGTGCCGCCGCCCGCCGCAGGCCGGGTGCATCTCGACTGGCCGGTCGAGGCCAATCTCGCGGCCATCGCCCAGAGCCTGGAACGCCGCGTCGAAGACCTGCTGATCGTGATTCTCGACCGTGAGCGGCATCAGGGCCTGATTCAGCGGGTGCGCGGGGCGGGGGCACGCGTCAAGCTGATCGGAGACGGCGACGTGGTAGCGGGGCTGGCAGTGGGCGTGCGCGGCACAGGCGTTCACGCGCTGATGGGATCGGGCGGCGCACCGGAAGGCGTGCTGACGGCGGCGGCCCTGAAGTGTCTGGGAGCCGAGATCCAGGGTCGGTTTCTGGCGGAAGACGACAGCCAGCGGGCGAGGTTCCGTGAGATGGGCGTCGAAGAGGGCCGGGTCTACCGCACGCACGAACTGGCTCCTGGCAAGCAGATGGCGTTCTCGGCCACCGGCATCACCGACGGCGAACTGCTTCAGGGTGTGCGGCGCTTTGGCGGCGGGGCCAGGACCCACACCATCGTGATGGGCTATGCCACCCGCGTGGTGCGCTTTCTCGACAGTATTCACCTGGAAGCGGAAGGTGCCCGCGTTCATATCCGCGTCTGA
- a CDS encoding helix-turn-helix transcriptional regulator: protein MNNRIKVLRAEAGWTQADLAERLDVSRQTINALETGKYDPSLPLAFRLSRLFGKAIEEIFLPAEGES, encoded by the coding sequence TTGAACAACCGCATCAAAGTCCTGCGGGCCGAGGCGGGCTGGACGCAGGCCGATCTCGCCGAGCGGCTGGACGTGTCGCGGCAGACCATCAACGCGCTGGAAACCGGCAAATATGATCCGAGCCTGCCGCTGGCCTTCCGGCTTTCCAGGCTGTTCGGCAAGGCCATCGAGGAAATTTTTCTGCCCGCAGAAGGAGAGAGCTGA
- a CDS encoding type II secretion system protein J has translation MRRIRTQGFTLLEVLVSLALLGIVIVAILAPLTGLFGMSQRSTRQVAATTQAQQAIELIRGQWLDPARYASNCVVGPLPAGVQVLSVQDEDVRGSVQMASVAFSVGTESSCPSGSSPAVPGPPLRKVSVSAVLSGSTSVLQTEVARP, from the coding sequence GTGCGTCGAATTAGGACGCAGGGCTTTACGCTGCTGGAAGTGCTGGTCTCGCTGGCACTGCTGGGCATCGTGATCGTGGCGATTCTGGCTCCGCTCACCGGACTGTTCGGCATGTCGCAGCGCAGCACCCGGCAGGTTGCAGCCACCACCCAGGCGCAGCAGGCCATCGAGCTGATTCGTGGGCAGTGGCTCGATCCTGCCCGTTACGCCAGCAACTGTGTGGTCGGCCCGCTTCCTGCCGGTGTCCAGGTGCTGAGCGTGCAGGATGAGGACGTTCGGGGAAGTGTGCAGATGGCTTCTGTCGCCTTCTCGGTGGGCACGGAATCGTCGTGTCCATCCGGTTCCAGTCCGGCGGTGCCAGGGCCGCCGCTGCGAAAAGTGTCGGTGTCGGCAGTCCTGAGCGGCAGCACCTCCGTACTTCAGACCGAGGTGGCAAGACCATGA
- a CDS encoding RidA family protein has protein sequence MRRNIAGTSPWESVVGYSRAVRVGPVVQVAGTTATSAGVVLHPGDAAGQTRAALAIIEEALREAGAELRHVIRTRLYVTDISQWEAIGRVHGEVFGALRPACSMVQVSALIDAAHLVEIEAEAYVWDDAGEAGSGE, from the coding sequence ATGCGGAGAAATATCGCGGGGACGTCGCCCTGGGAAAGTGTGGTGGGGTATTCGCGGGCAGTGCGGGTGGGGCCGGTGGTACAGGTGGCCGGAACCACCGCCACGTCAGCGGGCGTGGTGCTGCATCCCGGTGACGCGGCGGGACAGACACGCGCCGCCCTCGCCATCATCGAGGAGGCGCTGCGGGAAGCCGGGGCCGAGCTGCGCCACGTGATCCGCACCCGCCTCTACGTCACCGATATTTCACAGTGGGAAGCCATCGGGCGCGTTCACGGCGAGGTGTTCGGAGCTCTTCGCCCAGCGTGCAGCATGGTGCAGGTATCCGCACTGATCGACGCGGCGCATCTGGTCGAGATCGAGGCCGAAGCTTATGTGTGGGACGATGCCGGGGAAGCCGGTTCCGGCGAATAG
- a CDS encoding Tfp pilus assembly protein FimT/FimU, whose product MRTERPAGQRRTLQGFTLLEVLVVIAIIGILAGALVALSARNYRKSQLRDGAVQLMTDLNRARSLAQRSSFDSTVQIMGQLGAPSSTYTTLWGGGATPVTRSLPTSVQVAPLSSAASARTLTYSAPYAETDSIGTLWEVSSSGSSDRLYLKAVGVTGKVILSASN is encoded by the coding sequence ATGAGAACTGAGCGTCCGGCTGGGCAACGCCGCACTCTTCAGGGCTTTACCCTGCTCGAAGTGCTGGTGGTGATCGCCATCATCGGCATCCTGGCGGGAGCACTGGTGGCGCTGTCTGCCCGCAATTACCGCAAATCGCAGCTCCGAGACGGTGCCGTGCAGCTCATGACCGATCTCAACCGTGCCCGCTCGCTGGCCCAGCGTTCTTCCTTCGACAGCACGGTGCAGATCATGGGCCAACTGGGTGCGCCCAGCAGCACATATACGACCCTGTGGGGAGGCGGCGCCACGCCCGTGACCAGAAGCCTGCCCACCTCGGTTCAGGTCGCGCCTCTGAGCAGCGCGGCCTCGGCACGCACCCTCACATACAGCGCTCCTTACGCCGAAACCGACAGTATCGGCACACTCTGGGAGGTGTCGAGTTCTGGAAGCTCCGACCGGCTGTATCTCAAGGCAGTCGGTGTGACCGGGAAGGTGATTCTGAGTGCGTCGAATTAG
- a CDS encoding HepT-like ribonuclease domain-containing protein: MSDALPPDLPRLFEQPRLQDVSRYLTAHEAEWRALGVTRVRVFGSVARGEAHQASDIDLLVDLAPGSDLLTLVRAAWLFERLLGHRTDVVTEAALHPVLRAGVLADAVDILDDTPPPAAVDLPRKRWRWRAQALLTLLEQARQQLEGLDFAAFQADTARQNSVLLTLLRLGEGTKFVPQSLQDAHPNVPWNELRSVRNLIAHDYFGLDLGLIWQTVNVTLPALEGPLRAVQDDPTLTDSSSAAPLPEEQ, encoded by the coding sequence GTGTCCGACGCTCTTCCGCCCGATCTGCCCCGATTGTTCGAGCAGCCGCGCTTGCAGGACGTGAGCCGCTACCTGACAGCTCATGAGGCCGAGTGGCGAGCGCTGGGCGTCACGCGGGTGCGGGTGTTCGGATCGGTGGCGCGGGGCGAAGCGCATCAGGCGTCGGATATCGATCTGCTGGTCGATCTGGCGCCGGGCAGCGACCTGCTGACGCTGGTGCGGGCGGCCTGGCTGTTCGAGCGCCTGCTGGGACACCGCACCGACGTCGTGACCGAGGCGGCGCTGCATCCGGTGCTGCGGGCAGGCGTCCTGGCCGACGCGGTGGATATTCTGGACGACACGCCCCCACCTGCCGCTGTCGATCTGCCGCGCAAACGCTGGCGCTGGCGGGCGCAGGCGCTGCTGACACTGCTGGAACAGGCCCGGCAGCAACTGGAAGGGCTAGACTTCGCCGCGTTTCAGGCCGATACGGCGCGGCAGAACAGCGTGCTGCTGACGCTGCTGCGGCTGGGCGAGGGCACCAAATTCGTGCCGCAGTCCCTACAGGACGCCCACCCCAACGTGCCCTGGAATGAACTGCGCTCGGTTCGCAACCTGATCGCCCACGATTATTTCGGGCTGGACCTGGGCCTGATCTGGCAGACGGTGAACGTGACCTTACCGGCGCTGGAGGGGCCGCTGCGGGCAGTCCAGGACGACCCGACACTCACCGATTCCAGCTCTGCCGCCCCGCTCCCGGAGGAACAATGA
- a CDS encoding DUF3291 domain-containing protein produces the protein MTTHPTWHLAQVNIAELKVPIGHPDVQDFVDGLAPINAQAEASSGFLWRLQDEAGDATQIAYDPNPLLIVNLSVWESADALKAFTYSPEHLAYLRRRREWFSRLATPHFCMWWIPAGHHPTPAEARERLSMLETHGPSAAAFTFSRLYSPEPASPASSHT, from the coding sequence ATGACGACCCACCCAACCTGGCATCTGGCACAGGTCAACATCGCTGAACTGAAAGTTCCCATCGGTCATCCGGACGTGCAGGACTTCGTGGACGGACTGGCCCCCATCAATGCCCAGGCCGAGGCCAGCAGCGGCTTCCTCTGGAGGCTTCAGGACGAGGCGGGCGACGCCACCCAGATCGCCTACGACCCAAACCCGCTGCTGATCGTGAATCTGAGCGTATGGGAGAGCGCCGACGCCCTGAAAGCCTTCACCTACAGCCCGGAACATCTGGCCTATCTGCGCCGCCGCCGCGAGTGGTTTTCCAGGCTCGCCACGCCACATTTCTGCATGTGGTGGATTCCGGCAGGCCACCACCCCACCCCCGCCGAGGCCCGCGAGCGGCTGAGCATGCTGGAAACACACGGCCCCAGCGCCGCTGCTTTCACGTTCTCCAGACTCTATTCGCCGGAACCGGCTTCCCCGGCATCGTCCCACACATAA
- a CDS encoding DUF4900 domain-containing protein: MLNSLSAKTASRLDLFTNYVKPDVFSALGYPLNATLSSPAQAFWLDVFGNAASNGLTWTGAMGDGTYTTNVGLKLQSVQHPATDGYVLVLAVSPVTATGTVNNASRKLAVSSPTTYRLEIGRDSFAQYALFTNHHFLDAASENACQTNPTGCDRITFTSNTVFSGPVHTNEVFNFEDNPVFSGSVSSAGCVPNFTTSINSSGTEFCSATTPGAYSRQKFTSAATIGSSTTEITPAICGSGGVCSTPDFQSGVNWNANYVPLPTNSNDQQAAARAGGLYLSGGVSDLALAVSTASTTPTPPSGYAKAQLISYTKGGATTQLATTPDHKVFVLVGGVWKAAVQVTATGEWVDAASVAGVAALAANTNPLAPTAYSSFNGVIYADAPRNSDGSVATDANGQPLTGIARLHGPARTPASATTSTPGNTPPAVADFAQLDVVSNGTVHIGSDLTYETPPCTGTALIPNCTAPTVTNILGIYSAEGDVKLDSPVTYGAAGMPVNAKIQAVLMASKGRVTVDGFDQGAADSSLGSVHLLGGVIENYYGVFGKTDGRGYGRDFVYDVRTSEGIMPPSFPTQKAWTSVIRRGTANTDGSYDTAIIKLDGTQVQWKANEN; encoded by the coding sequence GTGCTGAATTCTCTCAGCGCAAAGACAGCGAGCCGACTGGATCTGTTCACGAATTATGTCAAGCCCGACGTGTTTTCGGCACTTGGCTATCCGCTCAATGCCACCCTGTCCAGCCCGGCGCAGGCGTTCTGGCTGGATGTGTTCGGCAACGCCGCCAGCAACGGCCTGACCTGGACCGGGGCGATGGGCGACGGCACGTACACCACCAATGTCGGCCTCAAACTTCAGAGCGTTCAGCACCCCGCCACCGACGGCTATGTGCTGGTGCTGGCAGTGTCGCCTGTGACCGCTACCGGAACCGTCAACAACGCCTCGCGCAAACTGGCGGTCTCCAGCCCCACCACCTACCGACTGGAGATCGGGCGGGATTCCTTCGCGCAGTACGCGCTGTTCACCAACCACCATTTCCTGGATGCTGCCTCGGAGAATGCCTGCCAGACGAATCCCACCGGCTGCGACCGCATTACCTTCACTTCCAACACGGTGTTTTCCGGACCGGTGCACACCAACGAGGTCTTCAACTTCGAGGACAATCCGGTGTTTTCCGGTTCCGTCAGTTCGGCTGGCTGCGTACCCAATTTCACCACCTCTATCAACAGCAGCGGCACAGAATTCTGCTCCGCGACCACGCCCGGCGCGTACTCCAGACAGAAGTTCACCAGTGCGGCGACCATCGGCTCCAGCACCACCGAGATCACACCGGCCATCTGTGGGAGCGGCGGCGTCTGCAGCACGCCCGACTTTCAGAGCGGCGTGAACTGGAACGCCAACTATGTGCCGCTGCCCACCAACAGCAACGATCAGCAGGCGGCGGCGCGTGCGGGCGGCCTGTATCTGAGCGGCGGCGTCAGCGATCTGGCCCTGGCCGTCAGCACCGCTTCCACGACGCCCACTCCGCCCAGTGGCTATGCCAAGGCCCAGCTCATCTCGTACACCAAAGGTGGAGCCACCACCCAGCTCGCCACCACCCCCGATCACAAGGTCTTCGTGCTGGTGGGTGGGGTATGGAAAGCCGCCGTTCAGGTCACAGCGACGGGCGAGTGGGTCGATGCCGCCTCTGTGGCGGGCGTGGCGGCGCTGGCTGCCAACACCAATCCGCTGGCTCCAACGGCCTACTCCAGCTTCAACGGTGTGATCTACGCCGACGCGCCCAGAAACTCCGATGGCAGCGTCGCCACGGACGCCAACGGGCAGCCTCTGACGGGCATTGCGCGGCTGCACGGCCCGGCCCGCACGCCCGCCAGTGCCACCACTTCCACGCCCGGCAATACGCCGCCCGCCGTCGCCGATTTCGCTCAGCTCGACGTGGTGTCCAACGGCACCGTGCACATCGGCAGCGACCTGACCTACGAAACGCCGCCCTGCACCGGAACGGCCCTGATTCCCAACTGCACCGCCCCCACGGTTACCAATATCCTGGGCATCTACTCTGCCGAGGGTGATGTGAAGCTCGACAGCCCGGTCACATACGGCGCAGCAGGGATGCCGGTCAACGCCAAAATTCAGGCGGTGCTGATGGCGAGCAAGGGCCGGGTGACGGTGGACGGCTTCGATCAGGGCGCGGCAGATAGCAGCCTGGGGAGTGTACATCTGCTGGGCGGCGTGATCGAGAATTATTACGGCGTGTTCGGCAAGACCGACGGGCGAGGGTATGGACGCGATTTCGTCTACGACGTGCGTACCAGCGAGGGCATCATGCCGCCGTCGTTTCCCACTCAGAAGGCCTGGACATCGGTGATCCGCAGGGGAACGGCCAACACAGACGGCAGCTACGACACCGCGATTATCAAGCTCGACGGCACCCAGGTGCAGTGGAAGGCCAATGAGAACTGA
- a CDS encoding prepilin-type N-terminal cleavage/methylation domain-containing protein translates to MSRPSGGSRAAQGFTLIELLVAMALLGVLLASLFALNLSTSRAATALQARTQLLQESQSVQNYLAGKLGQAAYVFPVGTTLTLGSGYSTQPPSGGHSWTIGTDPMVAFVLPPRKPAAGLCRSAPGPDTCYTFYAFYAMKRSDLTANASGVFNPGPDAANDRTAWVLMEYRANYMPSGFTPTVLASAQGRLLMDYLRPTSQTGADTNFLFRQIDGVSATTGQETPGSTTVTVNLAAQRQVTGQTVSVPTGTLPTTLTVYPRNVGKPVVAN, encoded by the coding sequence ATGAGCAGGCCTTCAGGGGGGTCACGCGCAGCTCAGGGATTCACGCTCATCGAACTGCTGGTGGCGATGGCGCTGCTCGGGGTGCTGCTGGCGTCGCTCTTCGCGCTCAATCTCTCGACCTCGCGTGCTGCCACCGCGTTGCAGGCCCGCACTCAGCTGCTTCAGGAGTCGCAGAGTGTCCAGAACTATCTGGCGGGCAAGCTGGGGCAGGCCGCGTATGTGTTTCCGGTGGGCACCACGCTGACGCTGGGCAGCGGCTACAGCACCCAGCCGCCCTCGGGCGGGCATAGCTGGACCATCGGCACCGATCCTATGGTGGCCTTCGTGCTGCCGCCCAGAAAACCGGCGGCCGGACTGTGCCGCAGCGCTCCCGGACCGGATACCTGTTACACGTTTTATGCCTTCTATGCCATGAAACGCAGCGACCTGACCGCGAATGCCTCAGGTGTCTTCAATCCCGGCCCCGACGCCGCAAACGACCGTACCGCCTGGGTGCTGATGGAATACCGCGCCAATTACATGCCCTCGGGCTTTACCCCCACCGTGCTTGCGTCTGCTCAGGGCCGCCTGCTGATGGACTATCTGCGCCCCACCTCGCAGACCGGCGCAGACACCAATTTCCTGTTCCGGCAGATCGATGGCGTGTCGGCCACGACCGGGCAGGAGACGCCGGGCAGCACCACCGTCACGGTGAATCTGGCGGCGCAGCGCCAGGTAACGGGGCAGACCGTCAGCGTACCGACCGGCACGCTGCCCACGACGCTGACGGTGTATCCGCGAAATGTCGGAAAGCCGGTGGTCGCCAACTGA